The DNA region tatacacacacacacacacatatacacacacacacacacatatacacacacacacacacacacacacacacacacacacacacacacatatatatacacacacacacacacacacacacacacacacacacacacatatatacacacacacacacatatatatacacacacacacacacacacatatatatacacacacacacacacacacacacacacacacacacacacacacacacatatatacacacacacacacacacacacacatatatatacacacacacacacatatatatatacacacacacacacacacacacacatatatatatatacacacacacacacacacacacatatacacacacacatatatatacacacatacatacacacacacatacatacacacacacatacatatatacacacacacatacatacacatacacatacatacacacacacatacacacacacatacacacacatacacacacacacacacacacacatatacacatacacatatatatacacatatacacatacacacatacacatataaatatacaaatataaatatatatacatacacatatacacacatatacatatacacatatacatatatacatatatatacatatatacatacacacatacacacacaaacacacacacacatacacacacatacacacacaaacacacacacacacacacacacatatacacacatacacacacacacacacacacacacacacacacacacacacacacacacacacacacacacacacacacacacacacacatatatatatacacacacacatactacatTAGCATAatgatgtggatttttttccccagattgATTTATTATGATAAATAAGATGTTGTGAAATTAGAAAGGTCTTGTTGGCTGAGATGTAACCCCAGTCTGTCTACTGGCAGAAGTTGCTCTCTCAGTTGCTTTACTATAGGAGGTGGGTATCAGTGAGAGCCACATGGTCTTAACTGGTCTCACCTTCTTAACCTCCAAACCTTAACTAACAGACCTGAACCCTTGTGCATTAAGTGcatatttgctgattttttagaaaatggtttttacttttctgttcttGCTGTTAGAATTACGTTTTTTTGCAGTCATATGATTGATATTTAAGCTTATCTGCTCGATTGTAGACATATCATCATGGACACAGATCTCTGTGGAATGGAATTTTACACGCAGATGCATATTCACATCATTTGCTTTTTGACACACTGGTTATCAGCTTTATGATTTACACAGCCCCTGTGTGATAACGTACACATAGTAATAGCCTAGTGTAGCATACAGTAGCCTCACTTGGAACATAAGTAACACAGTCATagcttaaaaaattaaagccatGGCAAACTATTTCAATGAAATACATTGTTCTATTCAACCTTCACACATTGCAGTAAATATGTGGCAGTGTTCAGTCTCACAATGAAAAAGacttaacaaaaaaatgcttagcATATGTTCTGCAGTAGGATGTGAAAGGCACATGTGTTTTTTGGTGATTAACATtgaatataaataaagctgtttgtttacagttttaTGCCACAGGATACCTTTAACCAAAAAAGTAAGTGATAAATTAGACTAGTCACAGACAACATATGTGACTTGGTAATGTGAATACTCACCCTAGTGTGTCTGTGACAGACATGCAATACATATTTTGTGACAGAACTGACATCAGATCACAATACCAGGAGACACCATGGATGAATATGGCTTACTGTGAGACCAACCCTACAGTGACTCACCATTGAGCCAGCTGCCTCTGTGGGTGAGCAGTTCCTCTGCTGAGTGGCGTTCTCTATTGCTACTTTGGCTACTGTGCTTGGGTCTGTTCCAGCTGGCACTGCCACCATGGTGGCACTGCTGCCGGCGTTGTTGGGGTCACTGATGGTAATGATCCGCACTCCCACTTTATTGGGGATCCCCGAGGATGCTGCCGCAGCACTGCGGTCCTCGTTTTCAGCTGGCCTCTTGAGGCCTCGAGCCTCAGAGGCCACTCCGTTTgcaggagaggcagaaagacTCTGGGAGGTAACAGTAACagtggaggggagggaggagttGGGGAGCAGTTGCTGTCTTAGCACAGTATGGCCCGGCCCCAAAGGTCCATTGGTTAATTCCGAGGGAAGCCTATTGCCTATTGCCTGGGGTCCGTTGGCCAGGCGCTCAGCCTGCTGGGCTTTGGCAGTGTCCTGCTGGGGGGGAAGAGGACTAAGGAGAGGGGGGTCTGAGCCGTGACTCTTTTCAGAGGGGCCAACCTCCCCATTCCCCAAGTACTGTTTGGAAGCAATGTGATTtggaatgtttttgttaaagttgCCACCACAGTCATCCCGATCAAAGTCACACACTCCGTTGACTAGAGTCTTTTTGGGGTCCGGGTTGCCCTCCAGGGGGGGATTCAGGCCAGGGGAGAGGGCCTGATTCCCATTAGCAGGGGGACTCTCCATAGCCGGGCCATTGAGTGCCCCCTGGCTGTTCCCTGAGTGGTATGGAGGTAGATTAGACTCCATGCACTTCCGTCCATTAAGCAGCTTCACACCTGCCACAACATCGCCGTTACTGGTTTTGCCGTTTGAGGGGTCTCCTTCTGCCAAAGAGGAGTTCTCCATCACCTCTATCTTCCTCTCATGGATGTGCAGCCCTGTGGCATCcttggcctcctcctccttttgaCAAATGATCTTGTCTCCTCTGAGGGGAgctggtagtggtggtggtggtggagctgCTGGGGTGTGGTGGGGCATCGTTCCAGTAGAgaatggaggggggggggcaactgGCGCTACAGCACCCTGGctgacagcagcaacagcagcagtagagGTGGTGAAGCCAGTGTTGGGTACCACGGTGAATGTGACTTGTCCAGCTGCTGTGGGTCCCTGGATGATGGTAGCTGCCCCTGGGCTACTTGTGGAAATGAGCTGGACTGTCTGGAGGGCTGGAGCTCCAGCAGAAAGCTGGCCAGGAACCAGCTGGACATTGAGCTGCTGAGGTTGAGGTGAGGGATTCTGGGTGCTGTAGCCTGCCTGGTAGATGACCTGTGGACTAGGGGCTATCGTGCTGTTCGGAGGTGGCACCTGCGGAGCAGGTAGGATGAGCTTTCCTCCCGGCGTAGAAGGCCCTCGCTTTGGAAGCAGTAGCTGTTTGATCAAGCTGGACTCAGTGGAGGTAGGCTGAGAGGGAGGAGTTTGGGAAATAATTTGGAGCGGTGgctgttgatgctgctgctgttgatggcGTTTCATGGACAGTGCGTGGCTGAAAGTTTGATTGGGCTGGACCTGGGTATTGGACTGAGAGGCAGGAGGCGGGCAGGGGCTGGAAGCAGCTCCAGGCTGCCCTGCTATTTGGATAGTCTGGGCACCGGGAATGGTGGAGGGGTTGGCAAGAACAATCTGGTGTATGGCAGGGGTGTAGGCTGGGCTCTGCTGGGGGTTGGGGCTGACTATTACTACACTCTGTGCCtgctgctgaggctgaggctgctGGCTGGGAGTGGCTATTGTGGTTGCTGGTCCACCTGACTGGTTTGGGGCTGGTTTGGGGGCGATATTCTGAAATGCAACACGAGACCCCTGGGAATTGGGCACACCTGTGATGCTTAACATGTGACCACCCCCCATCTGGATGGAAGAGGaagttgttgttgctgctgcaaCACATTGAGGCTCCATCTGGGGAGCTCCACCCTGAGGCCCAGACAGGGGAGGGGTTTGAGGCAGGGGAGGATGCTGGGTGATCGGAGGGCACACACCTTGTACCCTGGCGGTGAGGATATGGCCCTGTGGTACCTGCTGAAATAGCGTGAGTGGCGTCCCCGTGGGGAGCATGGTAgagtgttgctgttgttgttgagcCGCAGGTGGAGTGGGAGGATTCTGGGGGCTGTGGTTCTGGGATGCTGGTGCCGACATCGGAATCTGGACCACTGGACCAGGTcggacctgctgctgctgttgcactGCTGCCAGAGGATTTGGTGGTGACTGTGGAGGCACCTGTGGGGGCACAGGGTGACGAGAAACAGTCGGGTGGCTTGCATGGGAAGGTTCCTGTGCGGTCAAGGCCATGGATGGGACGGTGGCACCGGTGCTGAGGCTGGGGCCTCGGGCCCGGACAAACTGGGGTCCAAGAATGGGATGCCCGGGAGGTAAGCCTGgtaacacatttacacaaaaagaaaaaactgctcaAGTCTGGTAAGTTACTAAAGTCCTAGTTTTCCCAGTTTAAAAAACAGTCTTTTTAATCCTTACATTGCCAGCATGGACAACACTAGAATGCTGTGATGTTACTTCTTATTCTAATGGCAGGCTTGGCAGGTATGCTGGTAACAGGTCTCAcatgtattaaaatataattttaggTGTGATTTGTATGACCAATCGAAGCTACTCCCTGTATCAGGCAATTTATTCTGATAATGTAAAGGAATGTACATTATGTGTCAACAGAGCATTAACAGGAAAACAAGAAGCCAATAACTACAAATACCCAAAATAGGTAGCACATCATCCAATATAGTCTTCGAACAGAAATTGTGTAAAACAGCAACATGACAGGTTGATGAGCCAAAAACATCAGGctatgaaatattttgaaaccaGGTATTGTGCTGAAGATTTACTACTGCTCCACTGACTTTAATTAATGGCAAGTAGGTTGTTTGTATTTAATACACATCATTCCCTTAATCAGTCCTAAGTGGGTCACATTTGGTGAGCTTGGttgactttgttgctctattcAATTCAAGCTATAATGACCGTGTTAACATGATTCTCAATCCTGTGTGCTTCAAGAACAATGAGTAATCATATTTCCTCAAAAAGTAGGGTCATATATGGTCACAGGATGGTATGTTTACTATGGTTTTTTGTTATCGTATTTATTGTTCCTTAATATATCAGatgcagcaaaaagaaaatgttattcacCCAAATATTCAGAATTATTTTATAACATAACACACCATTGCCAAATGTCCTCTGTGTTCAATTTCATGATATGAGATACAGTTTAGCTACCTTCCTTTCAACTTCGTAGAAAGCTGCTCCAATAACTTCTTATCCtctgatcattttctcaatATGTTTGCCTTTGTAATTAGTTTAAACATCCTGGTCCCACCAGTAACAACACTGCTCTCTCTGTAAGACTGCCGGCATCCTTCTCCATAATATCACTTTTCTGAagtgccttttcttttcttccattgtGCTTCAGCTCCTGACACTTGGCCCTTTTCAGTCCAATTAGCTAAATGGATTTCAAAACTGAGCCAGAGGAGAATAAGAGTCAGCATCTTAGATGGCTAAACAAAACCTGATGTCTGTAACTTTAATTTATCTATAGTCTCGTGTAGCATTTTTAACTTCCTAGCTAGAACAGGCTCTTACAGTATGAACCTTAACATAATCACTCTCGAgaaaaaggagatgaaaaaaCATAAGCTTGATTAATTCTACTAGTTCTACCTGGAGGTGGGGCCTGAGGGTCTCCAGGTGCTTCATGTCGGGCTGCTGGAGATGGAGGAGCTGCTGCCAgattttgctgctgttgctgctggtaGTACAGCTGGATGGGCAGAGGGATTGACCTTCGCCTTAGCCCTACCAGAAGGATCTGAACCTGGCCATTGGCCTTGGGCTCCTCTTGCCGCCGCATCGTGTGGTTGGGATACACAGTCCTGTGGTGGCAGGGGCAGTTAGAAGATTGTCACAAAGGGAAAACTGGTGACTTCAAATGCTAAACGCAAAAGGTGCTGTAATTGATTTACACATCTACTGATCCTCTTCAACATTTTAgttcacatttttcaacaaatgcATCTATTCAACCTATGAAAATTTAGGCTTTCACTGATCCTAACTACTGGTAGTTAGTGCATACCATTAAGGAGAAATATCGTGTATAGggtactttattttaaaaaggtgcatTTGCTATAAGTACCTCTGTGTGTCCAGTGACCTGTCAATATATCCATGATGTGGTACAGCCTGATCAGACTCAGTCTATTCAGACTATTATTTCTTCCTGTTGCATAATATGCACACATTTTAAGAAACGATTATAAGGCACAAATGACTACCTAAAAAGGATTTACCAAGAATCTACAAAACTCAAGATAGCTATGCTTTGTTGAAGCTGCTCTACAAAGGCAAATCGTAATAACTACTGTGTAGCAAACTGCGAAAAATAACTGCAGTTTTTTAGTAGCAAAATTTACTTTGGTCAGGGCACAGAGATTAGGTGACAGAGATTGGTTCTCTGTGCTGGTGGAACATAAAAGCATCAGATGGTTGAGGAAAGGGGACTGACCGCAGACATTTGAGGAAGCCAGTGGAGTTCAAGATGTTGTTTCGTCCCATTTTACTGCACGTGGTCAGGTACTCAGAGTACATTTCTGATCGAGACACAGAGCCCTCAGGGTTTGTCTCAAAGTGCGCATTTAGCCTGTTGGAGAAACCACGGACATAGAGATTATGCAAGCAAAAAAGTCAGCACAAAAGAGGCTGAAATAAAGTACAGACACAATGGGGGATAAGCACAAGGAAAATCATAAATCTGTTCTCTCACAAAGACAtctaaactgtatttttctgtaactAGAGATATCTATAGATTAATTAATCTTACCACTGCAGAGTAAATTTTTCCCCATCTAGTTCAACAATACCAGGTGGTGGTTGAGTGGATTGAACTGGGACCCTTGttactgaggagaaaaaaagacaagaaacatttaaggtaagaaaaaaaggataagaCTCCTGCATAACTGATTTAATGCTGAGACTGCATtgcaaagcaaaagaaaaaacattgtcTATTTATTCAATAAATGTCAAGTCTGTAGTGCTCCATTGGCTGTCCACTAGATGTCAGCAGACTAATAACTTTACATTAGTAGACCTGAGAGCTGACACTGACAGCATTGGAATGACACCACAAAGGTTAGGTGGGTATATGTACCACTAGGGGTCACCTATTAACGCACACATTCAAGGTATTGTGAGAAATGTGGAGGGCTGCTTTGACATCTGTTTACAGGTACAGAAAACTCACAGTCATGAAtttgtaaacaaacagtttctaatttTATCGGTGGTCTTGCCATCAGCTCCTAGTAATAACTGTTTACTgcttacatgttttattttacttaaatttaattAGAGCAATGCAACTGAAATAGGAAAAacctgttaatttttttcacataataATTCCAAGCAATTTACCCGCAGCAAAATAAAAGGATGTAAATAATTCAACAGGCATTTCAGCCAAGACTCAGCCCCAAATATAATAGGATTACAAAAAGGATTTAATGTAAGATGCAACGCAGGGCCCCATGTTGGAATACTACTGTGGCTCAGCAACAGGTGAGTTTGTCAGTTGTAAgtgaaaaattgtgaactgGCAgcaattttgtatttgttacctacacattttttttactgataaatCAGTACCTTTGGTTAGACATGtaatatttaacaatttttttccccaaatacacatacatatggtCAAATCCATACCTTGTTTGGCCAttcattgtgttgctgtgtgttgaattgatttgaattggCTGACCAAATGTTTTAATTGGACAAacctttgtttcatttcttaatCATAGTGAGGCTGCTCAgtaatattttcagttcagGTTGTTAAAAGCTCATCTACCTCCAACATACAGTTGATGGCAGCGGGgatttttgttaccttcagTCTGAATACCATGAATAACAAATTGCCACACCAGTCTCTTGTAGATTTATTGATGCATGTCAACTTGTCGTCATTTACCTTATTTACATtgctttttaagttttatttgcaTAGAAACAACGCTAGAGTCCTGCCACCTGAGCTTCCATAAGCAAAGTCAGAATAAACAAAAGTGTGGTAAAATAGGTAAAATCTAttacatatatgtatagatTTTATAAAAACTAAATTCTAGATCAAgtttcacattgttttaaaatatcataCTTAAGTGAAGGTTAGCTATCCATACAGTATACTCAAAATTGAGTGTATGAAATTCTCTTAATAATGCTTAAATAGAGCTTGGATGGTTAAATCAACCAACACTCCCCACCTGAACATTTCAATTGGTCTGCTCTTTATATGGTCATTGCTTAACTCTACTCAAATCAAagcaaaatgaagttttcttgttTGCCCATCAGGGGGCTGCACATATAAACTCAGAAGAGCagaaggagcagaaaaaaaaaattcacaatttcCAGATCAAGGGGTACAGGTTTCACCCAACTCCCTTCAGCAGTGACAGAGATTATGTGTGACTGACAGATGGAGGAGCTGTACAGACACTCACCCGCTGCTGGGGCTCCCTGCACGGCAGCAGGTACCTGCTCTACCAGCTGTGGCCGAACTTCAGCTGCCTGGTCAGCGTTGGCCTGATGCTCAATCAACCGCACCGCTGTTAGGGCGTCAGGTCCAAATGTATGAAGGTCAACCGATACTAATCGCACTAACAGGTCTGaccagagagaaaggaagaagaaaacatacaAGAATCAGCACAGAGGAGCCTGGTTGAAACACACATCACA from Xiphias gladius isolate SHS-SW01 ecotype Sanya breed wild chromosome 2, ASM1685928v1, whole genome shotgun sequence includes:
- the arid2 gene encoding AT-rich interactive domain-containing protein 2: MANSTGKNLLDQRRKGQAFLDELRQFHQSRGSPFKKIPIVGGKELDLNALYIRVVSLGGFAKVSDKNQWIELGEEFNFPRSCSNAAFALKQYYLRYLEKYEKVHHFGEDDEEAQPGNPKASLPIGAIPNSYNYQQHIVSDYLRQSYGLSTDFVPPCDYNKLVLSLLSGLPNEVDFAVNVCTLLSNESKHAMQLDKDPKLVTLLLAHAGVFDDSLGSFSGVFGTDWKEKTSRDFVRFWKEVVEDAEVRELIWDKSSPAQDGTLCEERWHSLFHPPRNLGISDMEAQRVLQIAVILRNLSFEEANVKLLAANRTCLRFLLLCAHCNLISLRQLGLDTLGNVAAELQLDPVDFRTTHLIFHTITKCLMSRDRFLKMRAMEILGNLSKAEDNGVLICEYVDQDSYREVMMLLTLPDLMLLMASLEVLYLLAQLGEVPCSKIASVDHSIDLLVRLVSVDLHTFGPDALTAVRLIEHQANADQAAEVRPQLVEQVPAAVQGAPAAVTRVPVQSTQPPPGIVELDGEKFTLQWLNAHFETNPEGSVSRSEMYSEYLTTCSKMGRNNILNSTGFLKCLRTVYPNHTMRRQEEPKANGQVQILLVGLRRRSIPLPIQLYYQQQQQQNLAAAPPSPAARHEAPGDPQAPPPGLPPGHPILGPQFVRARGPSLSTGATVPSMALTAQEPSHASHPTVSRHPVPPQVPPQSPPNPLAAVQQQQQVRPGPVVQIPMSAPASQNHSPQNPPTPPAAQQQQQHSTMLPTGTPLTLFQQVPQGHILTARVQGVCPPITQHPPLPQTPPLSGPQGGAPQMEPQCVAAATTTSSSIQMGGGHMLSITGVPNSQGSRVAFQNIAPKPAPNQSGGPATTIATPSQQPQPQQQAQSVVIVSPNPQQSPAYTPAIHQIVLANPSTIPGAQTIQIAGQPGAASSPCPPPASQSNTQVQPNQTFSHALSMKRHQQQQHQQPPLQIISQTPPSQPTSTESSLIKQLLLPKRGPSTPGGKLILPAPQVPPPNSTIAPSPQVIYQAGYSTQNPSPQPQQLNVQLVPGQLSAGAPALQTVQLISTSSPGAATIIQGPTAAGQVTFTVVPNTGFTTSTAAVAAVSQGAVAPVAPPPPFSTGTMPHHTPAAPPPPPLPAPLRGDKIICQKEEEAKDATGLHIHERKIEVMENSSLAEGDPSNGKTSNGDVVAGVKLLNGRKCMESNLPPYHSGNSQGALNGPAMESPPANGNQALSPGLNPPLEGNPDPKKTLVNGVCDFDRDDCGGNFNKNIPNHIASKQYLGNGEVGPSEKSHGSDPPLLSPLPPQQDTAKAQQAERLANGPQAIGNRLPSELTNGPLGPGHTVLRQQLLPNSSLPSTVTVTSQSLSASPANGVASEARGLKRPAENEDRSAAAASSGIPNKVGVRIITISDPNNAGSSATMVAVPAGTDPSTVAKVAIENATQQRNCSPTEAAGSMPNITLSPPTVSQPAPAGSHNPHLSAQQTSAALPEQSRKVGQNFKCLWQSCKRWFETPSQVFYHAATQHGEKDVYGGQCLWEGCEPFPRQRLSFITHLQDKHCSREALLAGLKLEEQQAQSPNQTSSQTPPVAGSSPAPRAPKAIVNHPSAALMALRRGSRNLVFRDFTDEKEGPVTKHIRLTAALTLKNIAKHSDCGRMLVKRHETHLSVLALSNMEVSTTLAKCLYELTRSLQA